The genomic segment GCGCATCAGCCGCGATGAGAGTCTGCGCCAAAAACTGCGCCTGTTTGCGCCTGCAGCCTCCTCCAGCAGCCGTTCACCCGTGGAAACATCCAGTCTCATGCGAATGCAGCAGCAGATTGTGCAGAAGATGTTTACCTGCCAACCCGAGAGCGGCGTCGCGAGCTTGCTTAATTCCCTCCATGCTACAGACAGCCTGACACAAGTGCAGCGTCTGATGGAAAAAATTCCTGCTTTTGTACAGTTTTTAAGCTTCCAGCAACTCTGCCAGCAATTAAATAACGCACAATACACCCGCACATCCTTTCTCTACTGGCTTTGCGAAGAGCACAATGCCGAGCGCCACAAGCTTTTCAAAACCCTGCTTGACAGTAATGCGATTCTTTTCAGGGCACTGCAGGATGAAATTCAGAAAGCCTGTGTATTCAAAATATACGAGGCTCAACATACTGATTTCATGTGGATGACACGGCTTGCAACTACGGAGACTGGCAAGGAAATCATGAACCAGTTTGCATCAAGACTGAATATTTCCATCGAAAAGCTGATACTTTTACTCTGGAATTGCCAGGATGAGGAGAGTCTGCATCTCATTCAGCAATGCCATAGAAGTCCGTCATCGAGGTGGCTGATGTTCATCGGCCAGCCTCACGAAGCGGAGTCGATTTCCGCACGCAAATCCATGCTGCTCGCGTTCATGTATGAAAGCAACAAGATCGGGAAACGCATATGGGAGACTGCGGCTGAGTTTCGACGCTCTGATGGAACGGAAGAGGACTTGTTCGACAGGATGCTGGCCTGCCTGATTAAACTTCACGACCTTCCGGGCGGCGTATCGGTTGTGGATATGGCGAAAATACCGAAATGGAAAGTACAACTCTATAAGGCAAGCTGTCGCACCGAGGCCGATTTACGGCAGACGGTACTGGAATGGCTTAACGAACCCCTCGACTGTATGTCACCGCTTGCCGGGTTGTTAAGGTTCGTACGGGATACCCTGACAGAAGCAAACGATTTGGCAATGGACATCATCGCGAGTTCTTCGAGCGCTCTTAGTCCCCCTGGCTGAAGCGACTCCATGTCAGCAGAAGCAGCGAGCAGACGCACAGGGTGGTGACAGACCCGAGCAACGTTCCCGAAAGAAGGGCATCGCTTATCATGGTGCCCAATGTACCGCCAATCCCTGAAAAGGTGGCAATTAGTGCCATATTTGCTCCCTGCAATATGTCGTTTTGTAGAAAACACACGCTTCCTGCGTGTGTTGATTCGGCGCGGTTCAACCGCACCGAAAACGTTTAAGCCTATGCGTGCTCAGCCTGAGCGCGTTTTCTGGTGGCTTTTCCGCGTTGTTTCCATTCTTTGTCTTTAGCAAACACAAAGCTTGCTGCTTCTTCGATAAAGAAACCGATATCATCGATGTTTGCCCACGCGCAATAGGCATTGATTTTTTCCAGCATTTCACTGCTGATTTCCGCTTTGATTTTTTCTTTCTTCTGGAAACGGGTTCCATTAATAATTGGCATTTTTTTCCTCTCGATACGTTAATCGTTAAAGCGCAAACATCGTAGCAAAGAAATTTTGGCTTTGCAAAGTGCTTACGAATTCGCGCGTTTTTCAATCAGCAAAATTGCGTGTTCAATGCGCGGGATAACGCGTTTTTTACCGATTAATGCAAGGGTAACATCAATAGCAGGCGACATGCCGCTGCCGGTGACTGCAACACGCAATGGCTGTGCAATTTTGCCCATATTTATGTCAAATTCGGCACTGATATCGTTAATGCATTCCTGCAGATGTTCAGGCTCCCATTTATCGAGCGTACGCAGGCGCTCAAGTACCGCCGCCAGCGGCGCAAGCACCACCGGGCGCAAATGTTTTTTGACCGCATTATCGTCATATTCGAGCGCATCGGTGTAAAAATACAGGCTTTTTTCACACATTTCTTCAAGCGTTTTACACCGCTCGGCCTGCAGGCTCACAACGTTCTCGAGCGCAGGCCCCTGCTGCACATCCACGCCCCGTTTTTCAAAATGCCACAGCAGTGCGCGCGCTGTGCTTTCGGCGCTGTCGGTGCGCTGATAATGCTGATTCAGCCAATAGAGCTTTTCATGGTTAAACCCGGAAACACCGCGGCTGACGTTCGTGAGATCAAACGCCTCAATCATTTCAGGCAGGCTGAAAATTTCGCGGTCGCCCGATGACCATCCAAGCCGAACGAGATAATTCAGCAGGGCGTGCGGCAATACGCCCGCCTCACGAAAATCAAGCACGCTCACCGCCCCATGGCGTTTAGACAAACGCTTGCCATCTTCGCCAAGAATCATCGGCAAATGCGCGAACTCTGGTACCGGGGCATTAAGAGCGCGAAACAGATTAATCTGACGCGGTGTGTTATTAATGTGATCATCGCCACGAATAACATGCGTTATCTGCATGTCAAAATCATCAATTACAACCGCAAAATTGTAGGTTGGATGGCCATCGGTACGAACGATAATCAGGTCATCCAGTTCACGATTATCCACGTGAATATCGCCATACACATGGTCGGCAAACGACACGATTCCTTCCAGCGGATTTTTAAAGCGCACAACATGCGGACCGACATCCGCTCCAAGCTGCCTGTCGCGGCAATGGCCGTCATAGCGCGGCTTTTCGCGTGCCTCCATCTGTGCGGCACGGAGGGTTTCGAGGCGCTCTTTCGAGCAGGTACAGCGATAGGCAATGCCGGTATCCAGCCAGTTTTGCACAACCTCACGGTAGCGGTCATAGCGCGCGGTCTGAAAAACTGGACCCTCATCCCAGTCAAGGCCAAGCCAGCGCATGCCCTCGAGAATCGCGTCCACGGACTCACGGGTAGACCGCTCTGCGTCCGTGTCTTCAATGCGCAGCACAAACTCACCCTGATGATGGCGCGCGAACAACCAGGAAAACAGCGCAGTGCGAACACCGCCAACGTGCAAAAATCCGGTAGGACTCGGGGCAAAACGCGTTCTCACGCCCATGGGAAACTCCGTTGTGTACAAAAAAGAAAACAGGATATACTAGCTGATTTTGCCCATGGCGAAAAGCCAGTTCAGGATGTGTCTGTGAAAAGCATGGGAATCAAATACCAGCTGCGTGTTACCACCCTCATTCCAGTACTGCTGGTTGCCCTTCTTTTTGCGGTATTTTATAACGGCCAGTACGGGCACGATCTTAAACAGCACATGTCACGCCTTGGGGAGGCTTACATTCGTCAGCTTCTGCCAGCCGCCCAGTTTGCCATGCTGCAAAAAGACGCCCGCACGCTTCAGGGACTTATCAACGCATCTTCCATCAACCCTGAAATCAAAACCATCGCATTTTATAACCGTGAGGGCGAACTGCTCGCCTATCGCGGCGGCAAGCATTCGCTGGTCAAACCCTTCTCACCGCCCCCTTTTACCGGCGACTATATCGAAAGCCGTCATATCGACACCAACACCATCCACTTTGTGGCTCCCGTGACGCTGCCACAATATAACCTCTACGCCCCACGGCCTGCCGTATCGCACAGAGTTCCCCTCGCCTGGCAGCCTGATGACGTGCTTGGCTGGCTCTCTATCGATATCGACACCCAGTCAACCCTCATCAAGCGCTATCAGATGTATATGGTGACCACGTTCATCACGCTGCTTGGCCTGCTCATTGGACTCAGCGTGCATTTTTTCTTCGCACGCCGCATTTATCTGCCAATTACCCGCCTGCGACGCAGCATGAGCCAGATTCTGCGCAACGAGTTTGAAACCCCGGTGCGCACGACCAGTCACGGGGACCTTGGTACCATCGAGCGCGGCTGTGCGTATCTGCAGCGACAATATCTGGATGCCGTTGAAGATTTAAACCAGCACATCGAAACCGCCACCGCCGACCTGCAGCAAAGCCTTGAGCTTTTGGAAGAAAAAAACGTTGAACTGCTGCTCGAAAAGAAAAAAGCGGAGGAAAAAAGCCGCCAGAAATCGGAATTCATTGCCAATATGAGCCATGAAATCCGTACCCCCATGAACGGCGTTATCGGCTTTACCAATGTGCTGCTCGAGGGCAAACTCGACCCCCTGCAGATGGATTATGTTAAAACCATTAAATCTTCGGCGCATGATTTACTGACCATCATCAACGACATCCTTGATTATTCCAAAATGGATGCGGGCAAACTGCACCTTGACTGCATTCCCCTCGATATCCGCGCCTGTATCGATGAGGTCCTGACGCTTTCTGCTCCCAACGCGCACCGCAAGGGACTTGACCTTATCCCGATTACCGATGTTTCGGTGCCGCACATGGTGCTTGGCGACCCGCTGCGCATCAAGCAGATTATCCGAAACCTCGTTGGCAACGCGGTCAAATTTACCGACAGAGGCTTCGTGC from the Legionella geestiana genome contains:
- the gltX gene encoding glutamate--tRNA ligase produces the protein MGVRTRFAPSPTGFLHVGGVRTALFSWLFARHHQGEFVLRIEDTDAERSTRESVDAILEGMRWLGLDWDEGPVFQTARYDRYREVVQNWLDTGIAYRCTCSKERLETLRAAQMEAREKPRYDGHCRDRQLGADVGPHVVRFKNPLEGIVSFADHVYGDIHVDNRELDDLIIVRTDGHPTYNFAVVIDDFDMQITHVIRGDDHINNTPRQINLFRALNAPVPEFAHLPMILGEDGKRLSKRHGAVSVLDFREAGVLPHALLNYLVRLGWSSGDREIFSLPEMIEAFDLTNVSRGVSGFNHEKLYWLNQHYQRTDSAESTARALLWHFEKRGVDVQQGPALENVVSLQAERCKTLEEMCEKSLYFYTDALEYDDNAVKKHLRPVVLAPLAAVLERLRTLDKWEPEHLQECINDISAEFDINMGKIAQPLRVAVTGSGMSPAIDVTLALIGKKRVIPRIEHAILLIEKRANS